CACCAAGCACGCGAAGAACAAACAAAACTTGAGGAACGAATTTCAAAAATCGAACATGTGCTCAAAGAGTCAAAAGTCATTGAGCAGCATCACAGTACAACAGTTGAAATCGGCTCAACAGTCCAAATACAAAAGAAAGGCGTCAAGGATGTGCAGACAATGCATGTCGTTGGAAGTGAAGAGGCTGATATGGCGCAGGGTAAAATATCTCACCGATCACCGCTTGGCAATGCACTCTTAGGCAAGAAAAAGAATGATAGTGTTTCAGTTAAAAGTCCCAACGGTACAGCAACTTATACCATAATTGCCATTGAATAATAATTCGCCGCACTATGGCGTCATTTGAAGAATTACAACAGGCACGCAAACAGAAACTCGACCTACTTATTACAGGCGGTGTTAATCCATATCCAGCATCATCAAAACGAGATACACGAATCGTTGATATTGGTGCGCAATTTGCATCCCTAGAAAAAGAGCAAAAAACTATCACAATTGCAGGTAGAATCCTTTCTCTGCGAGGACAAGGGGCAATCATATTTGCAAATATTACTGATGGTGGAGCTATATTTCAGCTGCTTTTCAAGCGTGATGTACTTGGTGATGAAGTATTATCATTTTTTGAAAGTACGATTGATATTGGAGATTTTATCGATGCAACGGGGACTGTTTTTTTAACAAAAACTAATCAACAAACACTCCAAGTCTCATCATGGCAAATGCTCACGAAGAGTCTTGCCCCACTTCCAGAAAAATGGCATGGGCTTGAGAATTATGAAGAGCGGTTCAGAAAACGTTACTTAGATTTACTCTTGAATCCAGAAGAAAGAGAGCTTTTCATAAAAAAAGCAAAGTTCTGGGAAGTGACAAGAACATTCCTCAAAGAGCGAGGATTTTTGGAAGTCGAAACTCCTACACTTGAAATCACAACAGGCGGTGCTGAGGCAAGACCATTTAAGACTCATCACAATGATTTTGATCTAGATGTCTATATGAGAATTTCCGTAGGAGAGCTATGGCAGAAACGCCTTATGGCTGCTGGCTTTGAGCGGACATTTGAAATCGGAAGAGCATATAGAAATGAGGGCTCGAGTCCTGAGCATGTTCAAGAATTCACAAATATGGAATTTTATGCAGCTTACATGAATTTGGATGAAGGCAAAAAAATGGTAAGAGATTTATATATTAAAATCGGGAAAGAAGTATTTGGCAAAACAATTTTTGAGACGCGTGGTCATACATTTGATTTAGAGAGTGAGTGGGCTGAAATTGATTATGCTCAAGAGATAGAGAATCGGACAGGTATTGATATATTCTCTGCGACTGAAGATGAAATGATTGCAAAACTGACATCGCTTGGCGTTACATACGAAGGCAAAAATAGGGAGCGATTGACTGATTCCTTATGGAAATATTGCCGCAAGCAAATAAGCGGGCCTATATATCTTATTAATCATCCAAAGCTCGTTGCTCCATTATCTAAAACAAATCCACTTGATCCAAGAAAGACTGAAATGTTCCAAGTTATTATTGGGGGGAGTGAAATAGGGCGCGCTCATGCTGAGCTTAATGACCCGATTGATCAGCGAGAGCGTTTCGAAAAACAGCAAACACTTGTTACTGAAGGTGATGAAGAAGCTATGATGGCTGATTATGATTATGTCGAAATGCTTGAACACGGCATGCCGCCGACATTTGGCTTTGGTTTCGGTGAACGATTCTTCTCATTCTTGGCTGACAAACCTATTAGAGAAACACAACTCTTTCCATTAATGAAGCCAAAGGAAAAATAAAAAAGCACTCTATATCAGAATGCTTTTCTTCTCTTAACTAAATAGATCAGTAAACAAAATCTGTAACGGGTGTGCAGATATTTTCTCTTTCCGTTATAATTTTCATTGCCTCAAAAACCATTCGATGCCCTGCGCACTGTGTCTTAATCTCGCAGGAGGGCAACATATAGTGAGAAAATAAACTTATTTCTCCTAACCGGTCCACCATTGTGTGGGATAAAAATTTTCTTTGCAATTCGTCAGGGCTTATTTCTTCATCGGGCCACACAACAATTTTATGATACTCAAGATTGAATAATCTTGATATAAATTTGAAAAGGTTTGAAATCCCCTGAGGTCCAACTGGAAAAATTTCCGCAATAAGTTCGTCCGTTACTGTCCTACTTGCTCTACCTTTGACTGACAATTTTTTGTAGTCAATTGATACATTTAATTTAGTCACTTCGTGATTCGCAGGACGTATTTCAACAAACTTATAAAGTCCATTTTCCCTTAGACTTAGTGGTCCGTATGAATTTATAAATGAAAGATATGGAACTTCGTTATTAGTTATTTCTGCATGTTCCATTATTTTTTCAAACATTGTTCCTGAAGTTAGGTACGGAGGCCATGTGCTTGCTGAAATTGCAATACTATCAAGTCCCGTGAATCGTAGTGCTCCAATATGTTCGTAAATAAATAATTTTTTCTTCCCATATTGTAAATAAATATTATGCAACTTTGAAATTTTTGCAATTCGATAATCTATTGGGATATATTTATAAGTGTTTTTTTTGGAGGTAGGTATTTTCCAGAAAATACCCCTTTCTCCATTAGGCATTGGTTCAAACATTATCCAGGCTTCTCCTCCAAAAGGGTTTTTTCCTAGTATAGGAGTCACAGGTTCTTTGAGTAT
The Candidatus Nomurabacteria bacterium genome window above contains:
- the greA gene encoding transcription elongation factor GreA; this translates as MNQDTEYLTKDRKKELEVELLNLQTNRRKEILENLEYAKSLGDLSENAEYHQAREEQTKLEERISKIEHVLKESKVIEQHHSTTVEIGSTVQIQKKGVKDVQTMHVVGSEEADMAQGKISHRSPLGNALLGKKKNDSVSVKSPNGTATYTIIAIE
- the lysS gene encoding lysine--tRNA ligase, with translation MASFEELQQARKQKLDLLITGGVNPYPASSKRDTRIVDIGAQFASLEKEQKTITIAGRILSLRGQGAIIFANITDGGAIFQLLFKRDVLGDEVLSFFESTIDIGDFIDATGTVFLTKTNQQTLQVSSWQMLTKSLAPLPEKWHGLENYEERFRKRYLDLLLNPEERELFIKKAKFWEVTRTFLKERGFLEVETPTLEITTGGAEARPFKTHHNDFDLDVYMRISVGELWQKRLMAAGFERTFEIGRAYRNEGSSPEHVQEFTNMEFYAAYMNLDEGKKMVRDLYIKIGKEVFGKTIFETRGHTFDLESEWAEIDYAQEIENRTGIDIFSATEDEMIAKLTSLGVTYEGKNRERLTDSLWKYCRKQISGPIYLINHPKLVAPLSKTNPLDPRKTEMFQVIIGGSEIGRAHAELNDPIDQRERFEKQQTLVTEGDEEAMMADYDYVEMLEHGMPPTFGFGFGERFFSFLADKPIRETQLFPLMKPKEK
- a CDS encoding UDP-3-O-acyl-N-acetylglucosamine deacetylase yields the protein MKQIILKEPVTPILGKNPFGGEAWIMFEPMPNGERGIFWKIPTSKKNTYKYIPIDYRIAKISKLHNIYLQYGKKKLFIYEHIGALRFTGLDSIAISASTWPPYLTSGTMFEKIMEHAEITNNEVPYLSFINSYGPLSLRENGLYKFVEIRPANHEVTKLNVSIDYKKLSVKGRASRTVTDELIAEIFPVGPQGISNLFKFISRLFNLEYHKIVVWPDEEISPDELQRKFLSHTMVDRLGEISLFSHYMLPSCEIKTQCAGHRMVFEAMKIITERENICTPVTDFVY